Genomic segment of Globicephala melas chromosome 7, mGloMel1.2, whole genome shotgun sequence:
tgcaccacaatgaagagtagcccctgctcactgcaactagagaaagcccgcatgcagcaacaaagacccaacacagccaaaaataaataaatattttttaaaaagcaagtaaatTTCATGATCCACTCGCTCTCAAATTTTTAAgtagcatttgaaaaaaaaacaataaaccctGAGTTTTCCCtaagaagtcagaaagaaaaggtTAAAAGACATTCACAAATATCAAAAGATAAAACTGTCTGTTAAATGAAACTGTGTAACCTCAAAGATTATAAAATAGGTATCTACTCAGAATTAAGATATTGCATGAATGTATTCTTAAGTCTCTTTAGCTCAACTACACTGGATATTAAGATAAAAGCAGCTtctcttctgaattcttttccttaacttgggatagatcaacaaacaaaaatagataatGAGAAATGGAGAATAAATGAAGACATTCTCTACTATTTCATGCATACACTATGGTTTTAGGGAAGCTTTAAttacaaaactgaaaccactAACCAATCTCTTTAAAAACAGCAGGTTTGCTTACTTAGGTTCTATTTGTCAAATCTTCCACTGATTTATTGCTTGACAGATTCTGCATTGTGGGTACCAGGAATTACAATACACTAATAGGGTAAAGTCAGTAAGATAAACTTTAAAAGGACCTAATCTAAGAGTCAAAGGTCATAAAATAACTCagtttatcttgtttcttcttccttaggCATTGCCATTCCAATCCCTATTAAAGGTATAGACACTGATGTGGGTAACCCAAACAACATCACTTGTGGGCTGACAAAGGATCGTTTTGGCAATTTCATGCTCTTTGGCTCACTGGCTTCCTTCTTTACACCTCTGGCGATCATGATTGTCACCTACTTTCTCACTATCCATGCTTTACAGAAGAAAGCTTACTTGGTCAAAAACAAGCCACCTCAACGCCTAATGTGGTTGACTGTGTCCACAGTTTTCCAAAGGGATGAAACACCTTGCTCAACACCAGAAAAAGTGGCAATGCTGGATGGTTCTCACAAGGACAAAACCCTGCCTAATGCAAGTGATAACATACTTATGCGAAGAACGTCCACAGTAGGAAAAAAGTCAGTGCATACCATTTCCAATGAACAGAGAGCCTCAAAGGTTCTAGGGAttgtgtttttcctctttttgcttaTGTGGTGCCccttttttattacaaatataaCTTTAGCTTTATGTGATTCCTGCAACCAGACGACTCTCAAAATGCTCCTGGAGATATTTGTGTGGATAGGCTATGTTTCCTCAGGGGTGAATCCTCTGGTTTACACCCTCTTCAACAAGACATTTCGGGATGCATTTGGCCGGTACATCACCTGCAATTACTGGGCCACAAAATCagtaaaaactctcagaaaatgcTCCGGTAATGTGTACTTCCAGAATCCAATGGCAGAGAactctaaatattttatgaaacatAGAATGCGAAATGGCATTAATCCTGCCATGTACCAGAGTCCAATGAGGCTCCGAAGTTCAACCATTCAGTTTTCATCAATCATTTTACTAGATACACTTCTCACCGAAAATGAAGGTGACAAAACTGAAGAGCAAATCAGTTATGTATAGAGTAATGGCACATTTTATGTAACTAATACAATGATGAgtaagataaagaagatataaatatacCAAGAATTACATAAAAAATTACATCATGTATCAAAAATCATctctttaaattaaattaagaattATGTATTAAGATTACCCAATTTTATTTGGGCAAAATTATTCTAacgaaaaaaatcatttttgtatagttgcaaattaaaaaacaatccaGCACACTAGTTAAATGCTAAGATagtcaaatgaaataaaattaaataaatcaataaacttCTGGCTTACAAAAAAACAATGTCACCATAAGAATTTATTTAGTTCCTAATTGTATGCAAAGCTATGCtaagaatgaaataaacaaaacaagtatTAACCTTGTCTTCAAGGCGTTAAAGACATAAGGCATAACACAGAACAACAGTGATAGGGTTGAACAGAGGACTAAAAATAAGTGCATAAAATAATGATCACATCTGAAGGTAAGCTGAGATTGCCATTCATAGTCTGGCTTAGTTAAATGTAGTCACAATTTTGCACTGATCAGGAAACTGTCTTGATGGAAGGGGTAGGGAGAGTAGCTGGATATCACGCAAAGTGACACGGTCTTAGAACTAGAGCTGTTTGTTAGATGGCTCACACCAAGCATCTACTCAGCAGAGGTGCGTCTAccggaggagaaggagaaagcaaaTGAAACCAGTCTTGGGTACCTAAACCTCATTATGTTTCTCAAAGAGCATGCAATAAGGCATGGGACCTTATTAATCCAGGAACCTAAATTTTAATGATCTTATAAATGAGATCATGGCTGCCCAAGCTTCCCCAAAGACTTGGTTGAACTTCTGGTACAaaattttttattcatctttttgttACTTTACTTTGCACTACAAGATCTGGAATAAATCCAATCTATGCTGTTTACTAACTGATTGAATTTACAAAAAATACTTAatttctcagtctcctcatctacgTTTCATAGGGTTCTTATGAGAATGAGTTCATGTGGGTACTCTGTAAATGGAAGCCAATTCTATttacttttgatattttaatttttttttttttttttttttttgcggtacgcgggcctctcaccgttgtggcctcccccgtcgcagagcacaggctctggacgcgcaggcccaccggccacggcccacaggcacagccgctccacggcatgtgggatccccccggaccggggcacgaacccgcgtcccctgcatcggcaggcggacccccaaccactgtgccaccagggaagccccgatattttaattttttaattattttgtttatttttggcggcgttgggtcttcattgctgtgcgcgggttctctctagttgcggcgagtgggggctactcctcatcgCGGtccgcaggcttctcactgcagtggcttctcttgttgcggagcacgggctctaggcacgtgggcttcagtagttgtggcatatgggctcagtagttgtgtcttgtgggctccagagcgcaggctcagtagttgtggtgcatgggcttagttgctccgtggcatgtgggatctttctggaccagggctcgaacccgtgtcccctgcattggcaggcggattcttaacgactgtgccacccgggaagcccttgatattttatttttatgctactCACATAAATGGTGAATAAATTTAGGCTGAGGGAATCTGCAGTGAAGACAGCCCATATCTTAGCCTTTCCTTTTCAGGCTGACCCATTCTTATGCCTCAACCTATTGCTCCATCCTTGCTCCCTTCCAGGCAACACAGTTTAAGAAAATTATCACAAGAAATATGCTGGCTATGGAGAAGCTCACTCAGCATAAGAAAACCAggtatataaaattcaaattgcaGAATCCTCTCCTAGAACATAGTTCTATTACAGATCTTATGGGCTCTATGTCATCTGCCAGAAAGAGTATACCTTACAAATTTAACTCCTAAATCACTAAAACTTTAGGCATTTTTGTGACAACTCTTTTTTCAGCAGTGTTAAAGGTGGGTTATCTCCGCATGAaaggatgtttaacatcactaatcattagagaaatacaaatcaaaagtacaatgaggttatcacctcacactggtcagaatggccattatcaaaaaaaactacaaacaataaatgctggagagggtgtggagaaaagggaaccctcttgcactgttggtgagaatgtaagttgatatagccactatggagaacagtatgaaggttccttaaaaaactaaaagtagaattaccacaCTGCCCAGCAatccgactactgggcatataccctgagaaaactgtaattcaaaaggagtcatgtaccacaatgttcattgcagctctatttataatagccaagacatggaagcaacctaagtgtccactgacagatgaatggataaagaagatgtggtacatatatacaatggaatattactcagccataaaaagaaacaaaactgagttatttgtagtgaggtggatggacctagagactgtcatacagagtgaagtaagtcagaaagagaaaaacaaataccatatgctaatacatatatatggaatctaaaaaaaaaatggctctgaagaacctaggggcaggataggaataaagacgcagacatagagaatggacttgaggacacaggaagggggaagggtaagctgggatgaagtgagagagtggcatggacataaatacactaccaaatgtaaaacagatagctagtgggaagcagccacatagcacagggagatcagctcggtgctttgtgtccacctagaggggtgggatagggagggtgggagggagacacaagagggaggagatatggggatataggtatatgtatagctgattcactttgttatacagcagagactaacacaacactgtaaagcaattatactccaataaagatgttaaaaaaaaaaagggatgggtTATCTCGAATAAGAGGCAAAATAATTtacgttccttaaaaaaaaaaaaaaagtcattcttaTCTATTTTGGTTCCAGTCTCTAATATGAAGTGTTTGGCGTATGTTAAGATTTACATTCTTGCCAAGTCAGAGATTAAGTTTTCAGATATCACTCCAACAGTATTCCAAACTGTGTCTTAGGTATCTGATGGCATATGAAATTgtttcagaaaatttaaatacTAGAGATGGCAATCTCACTGGCAAAGCTCTATCCCTAGACAATCTAGATTAGAAGGAGTATCTTCCCACATGCTCTATACTGACTTCAAATTTGTGTATGTGCTTAAACATATGCACACCCACAGAATTAACTATAAGACCTTTAAGCTGTTCAGCTTCaattcctgaaaaaaaattccttgctTACAGTTAGCTGAGAGCTAGTTAATGAGATCATTCTAGTATTTCCAGAAGgttctagaaaaagaaatacaactccAATATAAACTATTCCTGAAAAAGTACAACACAGCACAAAATTTTTAGCATTTTGATACATAACTGATATTTCTATTCTAAAACATTTTAAGGAAATCtatatttaaaagcaaatctcGAAGTTAACCACTGCTATGGCAACAAAGGGACTCTCTTTAATAGTTCTACcttcaaagaaaaggaatagaTTGTACCTATTTAgaagaataattttgaaaaaaatttttttcactctactccgtatttatttatttattccttgcggtacgcgagcctctcactgttgtagtctctcccactgcagagcacaggctccggaagcgcaggctcagtggccatggctcactggcctagccactccatggcatgtgggatcttcccagaccggggcacgaacctgtgtcccctgcatcggcaggcggactctcaaccactgcgccaccagggaagccccattattattgttaatTGAATGCGAGGGGAAAACAAAGATGCAGAtagaaggaagaattaaaaaaacaaaactaaaggaaGTTACAGCATCCAGACACTGaggcagaaacagaaaacagcacACAGAGAATATGTATCAAATTGATACAAAATTGTGAATGGAGATATTGTAAAGATAATTTACACATTTGGTGGTAACTATCTGATTGCTAGGGTTCCTTCAAATGCTAAGGATCTATGATGATGCAACATATTTCTATTCAAGAAACCATTTTTTGTGGTCTAAAAAGTATCTGCACCAAGAATCTCCCTCTGATCTTGTGAGATCCATCCATATCTGCAAGTAAATTAATGTataaattgagaaatatttagTGTTATATTGTAAGCTTAAGTCATAGCAAAGATGATCACGGATATCAAagattatctaattttttttttttttttgcggtatgtgggcctctcactgttttagcctctcccgttgtggagcacaggctccggatgcgcaggctcagcggccatggctcaggggcccagccactccgcggcatgtgggatcttcccggaccgcagcacaaacccgcgtcccctgcatcggcaggcggactctcaaccactgtgccaccagggaagccctatctaatTTTAAGAAAGGTCTATATCAGATCATCACCTTGTTCACCATTATAGCAACTTAATTTCAACAAGTATATAAAAACTAATACTTCTACTagcctctttcttcattttcctttccaatGTGAAGATGAAATAATTCAGATTCTGTTCAATTCCAAATGAGTTTTCAGTCAATGCCAAGCACAGTACTGTACAGAGTAGTGACAATAAATCTGCTGACTAGACTAATAACAATGGACCCACGAATCACCTATTTACTGGATTAAAATTACACTAGGTTCATTTCAACTTGGCAAGaatgtttttcaatttaattttctatttttatcatacAGATTATGAACATATAACCCACAAATACCAGTAGAAAGAAACAGTGAAAACACTACAACTCCCTGGACTATCCTAAGAATAAAGGAGATAATatacatgaaattttttttttttttttttttgcagtacgtgggcctctcactgttgtggcctctcccgttgcagagcacaggctctggacgcgcaggctcagcggccacggctcatgggcccagccgttccacggcatgtgggatcttcccggaccggggcatgaacccgtgtcccctgcatcagcaggcggactctcaaccactgtgccaccagggaagccctacacatgaAAATTTTTAGTTTCCTACAAAGACAATTTCACCTTAGTTGCTGAAGTACAAATATGTGTTTACTGATATGTTTTCAGTATTTGTGTCCAATAAGTACActttaaaagaagttttaaaaattaagaagaaataaatccTTAAAACACAATTCAAGGGGGCCAAATGTCTGTGGTTATTTTAGAAGTATCatttaaaagggaagaaatgataaaatggaGCACACTAAGAAAGCAACCGATGACACATCAGAAAACATTTACTAATTCTTAGGATACAGTACAGAAACTTTCCAAATATTAAACTTAATAAGgaaatttgagaataaaaatgtTCTATCACAGACACTCAGAAAGAAGGCGCTCTGAAGTAAAGGCATGGTAGAGAAAGCATTGGTCTATCCTGAGACTTGTTTTGAATTTCTGTTCTACCATTCAGCTCTATGACAACAGGAAGTTTTGTTAACAATTTTGGAAttcaattttcttctcttcaaaaaaaaatgggaatattgttttatttctaaggtttttttcacctttaaaagTGATCActccaaggcttccctggtggtgcagtggttgagagtccgcctgccaatgcaggggacatgggttcgtgccccggtccgggaggatcccacatgccgcggagcggctgggcccgtgagccgtggccgctgagcctgcgcgtccagagtctgtgctccgcaatgggagaggccacaacagtgagaggcccgcataccgcaaaaaaaaaaaaaaaaaatcactccaggGAATTGACAACAATCTAAAATTAGAGAACTTGGCTTTAACTGCAACTCCTTAGACAAGTtgattacatttaattttcttcatccatGAAGTTTTAGACAAAGTTACCTATAAAGTCTTTTCCAGTTTCTACCTCTTATAAGAATcatattatgaagaaaaaagaaaacaacagcaacagaacTCTGAATGGTCCCTTAGAAATAATGAGCACAAAAACAACTCATTAGCTGGATCTGAGTATCCTAGGTAGTAGAGATCTTAGCAAAGCCTAAAAGCAGCTCATGGAAGACATCTGCTGCTGAAACTGGGAA
This window contains:
- the HTR2B gene encoding 5-hydroxytryptamine receptor 2B, with protein sequence MALSYRIFERRTIPEHILQSSFDHLISSNWSGLQTESIPDEMKQIVEEQGNKLHWAALLILMVIIPTIGGNILVILAVALEKKLQYATNYFLMSLAVADLLVGLFVMPIALLTIMFEAMWPLPLVLCPAWLFLDVLFSTASIMHLCAISVDRYIAIKKPIQANQYNSRATAFIKITVVWLISIGIAIPIPIKGIDTDVGNPNNITCGLTKDRFGNFMLFGSLASFFTPLAIMIVTYFLTIHALQKKAYLVKNKPPQRLMWLTVSTVFQRDETPCSTPEKVAMLDGSHKDKTLPNASDNILMRRTSTVGKKSVHTISNEQRASKVLGIVFFLFLLMWCPFFITNITLALCDSCNQTTLKMLLEIFVWIGYVSSGVNPLVYTLFNKTFRDAFGRYITCNYWATKSVKTLRKCSGNVYFQNPMAENSKYFMKHRMRNGINPAMYQSPMRLRSSTIQFSSIILLDTLLTENEGDKTEEQISYV